A part of Flavobacteriaceae bacterium GSB9 genomic DNA contains:
- a CDS encoding FecR family protein, translated as MHTNENIINILREIAKTKTIKPESLKHLSPEAQELIRNLHEDNLVQEALEFSESLNVNENWDKLKLTLTEKETTVTPLWQKAFKYAAILVVLLGLLFVFKQQFAPNESPTQVATDAIELLLEDGSVKTLDSNGNYKIADAQGKVIVNQKDDVLNYNSTSESQKLVYNQLKVPYGKTFNIVLSDGTKVYLNSGTSLKYPVHFINGKNREVFLDGEAYFEVSKDKNHPFIVNANNMNIKVLGTQFNVSSYSDEDETNTVLVEGSVSLTNENSNAPTLLKPGFKGYINKNNPTSIEIEEVDTKIYTEWMNGDVIFRNSIFKDMVKKLARNYNVTIENHYESLNQKRFNASFNRKIESIDDIMVAISEIYPFTYSKTENKIIINP; from the coding sequence ATGCATACGAACGAAAACATTATAAATATTCTTCGGGAAATAGCAAAAACCAAAACTATTAAGCCCGAAAGCTTAAAACATTTATCCCCTGAAGCGCAAGAGTTAATACGTAATTTGCACGAAGACAATTTGGTTCAGGAAGCTCTGGAATTTTCAGAATCTCTCAACGTCAACGAAAACTGGGACAAGCTAAAATTGACTTTAACAGAAAAAGAAACTACCGTTACCCCATTATGGCAAAAAGCTTTTAAATACGCGGCTATTTTGGTGGTTTTATTGGGGCTTTTGTTTGTATTTAAACAACAATTCGCCCCAAATGAAAGTCCTACACAAGTGGCCACCGACGCCATTGAACTGCTTTTAGAAGACGGAAGCGTTAAAACACTTGACAGCAATGGCAACTATAAAATTGCAGATGCCCAAGGAAAAGTTATTGTTAATCAAAAAGACGATGTATTAAATTATAACAGCACCTCTGAGTCTCAAAAACTGGTTTACAACCAATTAAAAGTGCCTTATGGCAAAACATTCAACATTGTGTTGTCTGACGGTACAAAAGTTTATTTAAACTCTGGCACAAGCCTAAAATATCCCGTTCACTTTATAAATGGTAAAAACAGGGAGGTTTTTCTTGATGGTGAGGCGTATTTTGAAGTTTCAAAAGACAAAAACCATCCCTTTATAGTTAACGCTAACAATATGAACATAAAAGTTTTGGGCACACAATTTAACGTTTCGTCTTATAGCGATGAAGACGAGACAAATACCGTTTTAGTTGAAGGTTCTGTTAGTTTAACCAATGAAAATTCAAACGCCCCTACCCTGCTTAAGCCAGGTTTTAAAGGTTATATCAATAAAAACAATCCCACTAGTATAGAAATTGAAGAAGTAGACACCAAAATTTACACCGAGTGGATGAACGGCGACGTTATCTTTAGGAATTCAATATTTAAAGACATGGTGAAAAAGCTGGCTAGAAACTATAACGTAACCATTGAAAACCATTATGAATCGCTTAACCAAAAACGGTTCAACGCCAGTTTCAACAGGAAGATTGAAAGCATTGATGATATTATGGTTGCCATAAGTGAAATATATCCATTTACTTATTCAAAAACAGAAAATAAAATAATTATAAACCCGTAA